The sequence below is a genomic window from Gouania willdenowi chromosome 12, fGouWil2.1, whole genome shotgun sequence.
ctcagaggagactgtaaagttctgctgctggttataaatgtgtgaatgggtttggtccagaatacatcagtgagatgttagtcaggtatgaacccagcaggtctctgagatctatggacacaggtcagatagtggagcccagagctcacagtaaccatggtgatgctgtgtttagttgttatgctgcaaagaagtggaacaaactgcagcagagctgaagtcagcatcacatgtgaacatttttaaatcaaagttaaaggaactttttctctctgctgtgtatgattgagagagatttatggtcatattgatgatgtcatgtgtttgttgatgatttaaatgttcttattgattttaaacagttgaatgttttatcatgtacagcacattgagttgtcttgtgtatgaaatacacCATctcattaattaatctaatatCATTGGCAGGCATCGCTCCAGATGTTCTCCTGGGACATCGTGAACGTTTCAGAGATCTTTTTATGAGGTAAAAATCACATACTAAACGCCACTTCCTTTACTATACTATTTTATACTgtaatatactatattatactGTAGTATTCTatattatactatactatattataATATACTGTACTGAGAAAAAGGATTGCAGACGTGAACTGGAGATCTAACGTTAGCGCTCCGTGAAGATAAAACAGGAAGCCTCTGTGTAGCTGCTATAAAGCTAACATGAAACCGCTGAGAAGAAGCTTGAAGAAGTTAAAAAGTCACTTGACTTTTTGTTGGAGGAAACAAACGCAATCAAGGCACAGCAAAAACAACTCCTGAAGTAGATGGAGGAGGATAAATAGTGGAGAAACCAGAATGTGGAGAAAGATAAGAGAGTGGAGGATTTGGAGCAGTACTCCAGGATCAACAACGTTGTTGTCACAGGGCTAAACATCAAGCCTCGGTCATATGCAAAGTGACTGTCaacaagggttagggttagagccCGATGCGCTGGAAATGAGCTCCGCGTAACAACAAGTGAGTGGAGTCAAAAGAGATCACACTGGACCTGGAAGACATCGAGGCCCGTCACCTTCTCCCCAGGAGGAGAGATAACGTGCCAGCTGTAATCATGAGATTTATTAATCGGAAAAAGATTGCGTTGCTAAAACAAGGAAAGAAATTGAAAGGGACAAATGTGTATCTAAACGATCATTTAACGAAGAAGAATGCGGAAATTGccatttatcaaaataaaatccaaagCACTGGGGGGAGTTTTTATCAAGCTGAATGGAGGCCCTGAGCAGGCAAAGGTCTTGGTAGTTAGGAGCATGGAGGAGCTGAGGTAACTGCAGAGTCTATAAGgaagctctctacgctgcctttggacgtaaattgttttcatcttggggacctgaaaTAGTTCATATatgatttgggctatgaaacgcataaaatgctgacactttcaaacttataggtactgtaggctattaatattgaaaaataaataatttataattatattataattaaaacaaataatcaaaatatcaattcaccctcgggtaggcactgcctaccttgcctaccctgactgcatgtcactgtatactatactgtactgtaatatactatagtatactaCAGAGATGGCAAAAGTACCCAGATTCCTTACTAGAGTAGAAGTAAAATACctacagtataaaaaaaaacaactcaagtAAAAGTCAAAAGTACAGGCTCTGAAATGTAATAATATTTATAGAATCTGCTTTAACAATGTTATAGTTTGAACAAACACTAGCTGTGTAGTATTCTAATGTACTTTATATATAATCCTTTAGATGTTTGTATTGTACACTTAAGTTTAACACATCACACTTCTGGACATTAATTTTTGGACCAGGATTAGCTTCTAAAATATGGGGTCACAAATCACGCTCACAAGCCCAACTCTTaattaggggtgtgaaaaaaattgatttcacgatatatcatgtttttttgggtgtcgattttttatttttattttttatttaaataatttcgGGGCGGGGGGGggtatttaatcaatatttttgcgtatttgtgcaatatttcagtggttacaatgctttcaatgtgttgcaatggttatttgatgcagTTGATTTTATGGCAGTGTGTtattgagcctaaccttaaaggtagagagggtgtctgccccccgaaccgtggttggtagatggttccagagaagtggggcctgataactgaaagctcttcctcctatactacttttagagatgaatggaacaacgagtagtccagcattttgagagcgtagtgttctggggggattgtatggcactacaagctccttgagataggactggtgcctgtccatttagggctttataagtgagaagaagaatcttgaatttctattctatattttatgggaagccaatgcagagaggctaatacaggagtaatgtgatctcttctcctagttttagtcagtacacgtgctgcagcattttgaaccagctgaagtgtcttaagcgacttgctcgggcagcctgctaaaagagaattacaataatccagtctagaggtaacaaaagcatggactagcttttcggcgtcgccctgagacaggatagatctgattttagcaatgttacggagatgaaagaaggcagttcttgaagtttgttttatgtgagagttgaatgataagtcctgatcaaatagaaccccaaggtttctaacagttgtgctttgtgccagagtaatgccattgTTATGCACCCGTCTAGGAGGTAGGTACATAACCATATTACGCCGGAAGGTATTTGTCCCCAGTCcccaaataaatgatttaaacaAACAGACATAAAgtatatttacaatttatagtgtttcaacaatattttacaaagcaataaagaacaaaaaacaggaTCACAACTAAGGAGGCCAGTCTAACACTCACGTTTCTAAAGATCTAGAAAatcactgacagaaaaaacaaagtcaTTATTCTAACCAAAGATCTCAGTCTTTGGAGGCTGAGAACAACGAGGTGAGCTGCAGGTTCCCCTGAGGCTGCATGCTGCCTTTTATAGGTGGAGGACCAATCAGTGCAGCTTGTCTCCTCCAATCAGAGAGCAACACCTGGAACACAAAGATCCACTCCCAGCACTCTCACtctggaaaaataaaaagagacagACAAAGATCCACATGACGACAGAGCACTCACTCTCCTCCAAAACAGAATACCAGATACACACAGCTCTCATTACGGCcacatctagggcagttagactagcataggtttctctaaggtgtcatGAGCCCAggacaatgacctcagtctagtctgagttaagaagaagaacattttgGTTACTTAGAGACTTCTACAcggtaacactgcattttcttttgcgcaaaaacactaataataaatgataaaaaggatgttttgaagcaaatagttttgactgaATTTCtcctgaataataataattttatttattattattattattattattattattattattattattattattattattatctggtACAATAGAACACTGTGCAATGTTTctgccaaataaataaaaaatataaaaaagagaaaGTTGTTGTTACTGGTATTCTGTACTAACTCGtatattaatgttgtaaatgataaaatgtgaagatgttttttttctgcagtctcGTTCAGTTCTTCAACAGAGCCAGAGAAGAAGAGTTCTTCAAAAGCATCATCCAGATCCCAGATCTACCCGACGTGAGCTAAACTCTTTCtcctatctatatatctatatctatagattTATATAAACACTATTCATCACAGCTGCTGCAAAACTCTGCTTCACGTGTTTTAACAACGAGCAGAAGAAGAATTCACAAAACTTTACTTTTTAACACTACATCCATTCattttagtctttgtttttttactggtttttaaatcaataattattttacTATGGTCAGGCCtaatgtaattgtatttattattctcTTGTAATAATggctgttgtgtatttttatcattttgtttattttgttattagtttattttgtgtgtttagggagtatgtttttgtcatcaggtgtatctttgttattttgtgtattgtggttgttctaacatttttttttttctttcgtcgttttgtggttttatttgtgtgattttggagtcctttgtgtacatgtgtgttttgtaattcttctatatttgtcattttgtgtatttttgtttgtcgttttgtgtgttttagtcctTTAGTCATCTACCTTCTTATCtaactaatgtgtgtgtgcgtgtgcgtgtgcgtgtgtaacggaccaccatttagtccggttacagtctgtgtcacgacacccgtccattgggtggtagtgactgtggTGTTATAGTCAGATCAGTAAACAgtgttacatagtgaaggtcacctgatggTTACTGTAGCTTCACTCACTACACACCAAACTACTGACAATAGATACGTTTAGTCAaagttagacacacacacacacacacactaaacaacaacaaaaacattaaaatgactcaaaatacactaaactaaatacttataatccTACATGattgtatactgtacattacagaaaaaaacaccaaacaaaaaatatataaaaatgagttaaaaaaaaaaacaacaacacatttatcatgttcatgtctcatagaattaaaccagggaaattgcacaagctattttactttgcacctgcaaatttacccctttataatgctacagagtatgtatgtaattgacaactcttcttaagctcctcccactatatgaatacatacttctgacgggcactgtactcaacgtcaaaaaaacatacatttacagaaaaatacacaaaatgactcctgaatcacactgcaatagcaacaaaaacaataattatacaaaaatacacatgactccaaaaaacatacgttacagaaaaatacaccatacaaaaaaatagaatttttcaATAATTGTGTAAACAAAAGGTAGATTAGATATTGatctataattggacaagtcacttggatcaagggtTGGTTTTTAatgaggtttgattacagtggctttaaaggcctgtggttcataacctgttactatagATGTGTTAATAtagttcatcatattagtggaagaacatctgtAAATAGTGGAGatgggattggatctaaaagacaggttgttggtttagaagcactaactattgaggtcagttcaaaTATCTAATCTAATGTCTAGTCTCTAATGTCTAATATCTTATCTAATATCTAATCAATATCTTATCTAATATATAATATCTAGTATCTAATCTCAAATCCAATATCTAATATTTTATATCTAATATATAATGTAATCTCTAATGTCTTATCTGTAAtatataatctaatctaatatcTAGTCTATAATGTCTAATCTATCTAATATCTTTAGGGTCCTCCTAACTTCCTCCGTGCTGCTGCTCTGGCTGAGTATAAAAAGGCGGTGGTGGTGATTCCTGGTGAGGAACGAGACGAGGACGAAGATCAGGTGGAACCACAGACGGAGACGCTGCAGATACCACAGGTCCATGTTTATTATAGAGTTAGGGTTTTTTATAGGGTTAGGTACACTTCTTCATAGTACAGGAAGTTTTCTTATTGAGTCCAAAAGTCCACAGTGACTGTGTCCCTTTGtgtactaaccctaaccatcgGTGTTAACCCCAGTACTATTTGATGAGTCAAATGGGATCTCAGGAGGCTTCGCTGGAGCAGAGAGACGAGAACGAGAGTCTGAAGAGAGAACTGGAGGTTCTGAAACCAGAGCTGCAGCTCATCAAGTCTGAGGTAGTGGTCTCTCTTTATTTATACTCTTTAGACCAGTGAGCATCAACCCTGTTTGAGACACACTGTATCAAGCAGAGGaatcaatgcaaaaaaataatttttcaaaataaaacacatggaaTTAAAGTTCATTATGTCAACATTTCCTTAAGTTCTTTGTGGCCCTTATTCAGACTAATAGCTATCATTATAGCTCGGATCACCTCACTATTCTATCACTGTCACACACAGGAAAGAAAGTCATATGACGTAAATTCATTTTTATAATGGTTTCTATCTGTAAAGCTTCTGCTCATCAACGGTTGTATTGATTGAAGTGTTCATATGTCGCCCTCCAGGCTCAGAGGTGTGTGACTGAGTTAAAGGCTCAGGTGAAGCATCTGGAGGCCGAAGTTGAGGAGCAGAAGATCCACCAACAGGTGACCATGGTGGAGAAGGAACATCTACAGATGGAGGTGGAGGCTCTACGTTCTACCAATGTGGCCAATGTTGGAGCCCAGATCGGCTTCAAGGAGGCGGATGGTGAGTGTGATGATGGTTTCACCTTATAGCACATGGTCTTTAACCCATGGTTGGTTTTTCCATGGTTCTTGTACCAATAATTGTTTCCATGGactttaaagctagggtaggcaattatctccagatacacttttttaagtttttggtttaaattgtctttatggCCTGACATAAATTAAGAttttatgtgctctgaaaaaagaatgaagaaaatccatcatttgTAGCaactgtaaacctgtaaaaacttcaaccaatggaaaaaaacaaaccatttttttttttaaccaatcacatccCACTGTCTCCCTCACACTGAAAGTGCGTCACtactgacagagttaaaacagagtttttggtcacgtttttaacatatatgatgataaagtttattgtttacattcTGCTGAATGAGACACGAGGCAAcgacgtttctacacaatacaagcaatgagctgagctcctcttctgcagcagctgtgagcatgcatgtgagtgagacggagcacaggggggaggggcaaggggggtaaaggcggagccatcggggaggctacattcaaaatcatgctagctttcgaaaatcacctaccctacctttaacccATGGTCTTTAACCGATGGTTGGTGTTTCCATGGATTTAAACCCATGGTTGTTTCAACAGGTCGAGCTCAGGCCGCTGAGGTTCGCTTCAGTCAACTCAAAGAGAGACACGCAGAGCTAGTGACCAGCCACGCTGACCTCATGAAGAAGGTAGAGCAGCTTCTCTGAGTGAAATACAAAGATGGAAATGTGCAGATCTACGAATGTAAAGATGTGTTTCCAGAACGCAGAGACAGTGAAGATTCTGTCATCTACAAGATATGAACAGGACGAGCTGCTGAGGGCCAAGAAACATCTGGAGAATGAGCTGGAAAATGTTCGCCAGGACAAAATTAactgggtgagaagctcagaCTGCTTTTACCTGAACTAATGAGGAAGGAGATGAGATGATTGATTGTTCTTCAGATGaaggagcagcagcaggaagTGGAGCGGCTGAATAAGGCCCTGATGGAGCAGAGGGAGAGTATGACCATGCTGCAGAACACTCTGCAGAGTACAGAAAGGGTAAGAAGGTTGTTAGACACACTCTATCAACTGCAgcgtttaaatattaaatatccaTTTGTTGTAATGTCTCCTCCACAGGAGGGTTCTCAGGTGAGCAGCAGCCTGGCAGCGCTGCAGGCTGAGCGAGATGTGCTGCTGCGTTcagtgagagagaaagagatggAACTGATGTCTGTGAAGAACCAGACACTGCAGCAGCAGAACAATGAGAACCTGGAGAGAGATCGAAAGAACCAGGAGATTGAGGCTCTGAGAGCTCAGCTACAAcagcaggtacacacacacacacacacacacacacacacacacacaccgtgagGACCAATGACAGAATGGTGTCTTATGGGATCCACCCTTTCTGAAGGTCATACAGATCTGATTTTAACTTCTAAAATCATGAAAACACAAATCACTTGAAACATCTCACACTCACTGAAAAAGTTCAAACCCCGTGGGGACCAGCACTTTATATagctatataaaatccattgcaatattattattattattactacagtGAGGTATGTGCTACTCTGAGTCTGTTACCGTGGTAACATTCTTAATGACGTGAACCTGCTTGCTGGCAGGTTTAGTCTAAAAAAACCCTGTgttttctacctggctccgcccacctgaacaccgcaTCTCAAGGAACACTTTATTTAACCTTGATACTCTTGTCTGACACACATTACCTAACTATTATCTGTATGTTAAACCTACTAATATCTGTATGTTAAACCTACTAATATCTGTATGTTAAACCTACTAATATCTGTATGTTAAACCTACTAATATCTGTATGTTAAACCTACTAATATCTGTATGTTAAACCTAACTAATATCTGTATGTTAAACCTACTAATATCTGTATGTTAAACCTACTAATATCTGTATGTTAAACCTAACTAATATCTGTATGTTAAACCTACTAATATCTGTATGTTAAACCTACTAATATCTGTATGTTAAACCTACTAATATCTGTATGTTAAACCTACTAATCTTTGTATGTTAATCTAACTAATCTTTGTTTGTCTGCAGCTCTCCATCAACGCTGAGTTAAAAGCTGAAATTGATCGACTGAGACGAGAACTTGACTCTACTAGAGCTGAACTGATCCGAGCAAATAACTCTCTGCACAGCAAAGAGATGGTGACAAACTTACCTCTTTAATCTTTAACTAGTCTCATGGTTAACTAGTCTAATAGTTAACTAGTCTCATAGTTAAATAGTCTCATAGTTAATTAGTCTCATTGTTAATTAGTTTCATTGTTAATTAGTTTCATAGTTAATTGGTTTCATAGTTAACCAGTCTCATAGTTAACCAGTCTCATAGTTAACTAGTCTCATAGTTAACTAGTCTCATTGTTAACTAGTCTCGTAGTTAACCAGTCTCGTAGTTAACCAGTCTCGTAGTTAACTAGTCTCATAGTTAACTAGTCTCATAGTTAACTAGTCTCATTGTTAACTAGTCTCATAGTTAACTAGTCTCATTGTTAACTAGTCTCGTAGTTAACCAGTCTCGTAGTTAACTAGTCTCATAGTTAACTAGTCTCATTGTTAACTAGTCTCATAGTTAACTAGTCTCGTAGTTAACTAGTCTCATAGTTAACTAGTCTCATAGTTAAATAGTCTCATAGTTAATTAGTCTCATTGTTAATTAGTCTCATTGTTAATTAGTTTCATTGTTAATTAGTTTCATAGTTAATTGGTTTCATAGTTAACCAGTCTCATAGTTAACCAGTCTCATAGTTAACCAGTCTCATAGTTAACTAGTCTCATAGTTAACTAGTCTCATAGTTAACTAGTCTCATTGTTAACTAGTCTCGTAGTTAACCAGTCTCGTAGTTAACTAGTCTCATAGTTAACTAGTCTCATAGTTAACTAGTCTCATAGTTAACTAGTCTCATTGTTAACTAGTCTCATAGTTAACTAGTCTCATAGTTAACTAGTCTCATTGTTAACTAGTCTCGTAGTTAACCAGTCTCGTAGTTAACTAGTCTCGTAGTTAACTAGTCTCGTAGTTAACCAGTCTCGTAGTTAACTAGTCTCATAGTTAACCAGTCTCATAGTTAACCAGTCTCATAGTTAACTAGTCTCATAGTTAACTAGTCTCGTAGTTAACTAGTCTCATAGTTAACTAGTCTCATAGTTAACTAGTCTCATAGTTAACTAGTCTCATAGTTAACTAGTCTCATAGTTAACTAGTCTCATAGTTAACTAGTCTCATTGTTAACTAGTCTCATTGTTAACTAGTCTCATTGTTAACTAGTCTCATTGTTAACTAGTCTCATAGTTAACTAGTCTCATAGTTAACCAGTCTCATCGTTAACTAATTTTCCTATTTTCAGAGTGGGTCCCAGCTCAGCAGTACCATGGTCGGCCTGCAGGCAGAGCGTGAGATGATGATGCAGTCGTCAAGGcaacaggaggcggagcttatgTCCCTGAggcagcagaagcagcagcagttgACGTGCCTGGATCAGGAGAGGCAGCGTAGCAGCATGGAGCTAGCTAACCTCCACGCTCAACTCCAACAACAGCaggtactttattattataaaccTGAAATGTATgaattatatttaaatacatttagctTTTCAAAAAGATTTACATTAAATTttcaaatactttgtttttcaaaaaaaatttaactacatttttatcaaaaaaaaaatgtatttcattttaatcaaaaaaaattattacatttttatcaaaaaaaagaacaaatttaattttaacacaaaattttaaatatattttattggattAACAGAAATAACTGGATTGcaccaaataaatcaaagtgGGAGGTTAACAACTAACAACTTATAACACATAGAGTACatagatttatattatatatcatgTATAATATAATCTATTTAAATGAGTCAATTAAAAAGGGAATggaaataagtgtgtgtgtgtgtgtgtgtaggtctcCAGGCTCCAGGAGGAACAGTTCAGTCTGCTCCAGTGTGCTGTGGTGGAGGCTGAGGGAATCATCCTGGACGCTGTGTCTAAACTGGACGACCCTGTGCACGTGCGCTGTGTCAGCTCACCTGgtaaccaaaataaatcatatatCGTTATCATCATCATAATGATAAATACATGTTTACACAGTGTAAACTAATAATCATTCTGATTTttatggacagacacacaatgcACCAAAATATGCGTGGAACACAGAGTCAGCTAGCTTAATGCTAACATATAATGGAAAATCTTAAACCCTATGCTTCAAATCTAGATAATCATATTCTAGAttcatctccgttagcgggattcaactaaccaaacattccccgTACATGCattcacataaaaggggtggagcttacAGCATCTGACCAATCCGTCTTTCCAGGAGGAAGAGCTTATGATCTCGAACAAATGTAAtcaatttaaatccatgatgacagcgaagagcaatagtgttagtgcagcgcacacCAGGAGGGATTGGttaggaggcggagcttttatactcctcagatctgatccacttcataacttggtactGACCAGGTtgatgaagtttaaaatgatgaataattaaaatctataattcagaccaaaaacaactgttgttacagaaaaggtagAAATGATagaactcagacaggaagctgctgatactgttaatcACGTTTCTAATCAGGTagatctatttatcacacacattgtttactgtagtatgttcctgatgatgatgttagcctcactatagcgtatgaattaattaataattaagttTGTCTTTGAAAGCCAATACActaaaattattgatttgtGGCAGAATTATTTCTTGTGGTTTTTTAcactggagtcatttttttgtttattatgatGAACCAGTCagatgtgtttttcagattattTGGTGAATCGTTCTGAAATCACGCTGAGCTCCATCGACAAAATGCAGCAAAGCCACAAGGTCTACATGGATAACAGGAGCGGTATGTTGGATGATGGTGTTGGATGATGTTGGATGATGGTGTTGGATGTTAACTGTCTCTATCTTCAGATGCCAGTGGTCTACTGAGGGCTGTTACTCAGTTTTCTCATCTAGCTGCTGACACCATTGtcaccggagctgctacgtcTCACTCTGCCCCTATCGACCAATCAGATCGTAAGATCACGTGTCCAATCAGATggaataagtaaaataaaacggAATGACTCAAATGAACCTGGATCATTAGATTAAGTCAGATCCATTAAATTTGTctcatttagcagctttaacTCATTGtcttaataataacaatttttaCTCTACAAACCTGAAATGAAAGTGGAATACTTCAAACCTGTGTGTGTACGTACGTACGTACATGTGTGCGTGTAGGTCTCAGTGATGGATGCAGGGACTGTTCCAACCATTGTCTCCAGTATCTGAAGGAGCTGAAGCTCCAGGCCAGTCTCCAGAGGGCCGACCCCTCCTCCATCAGACTCACCGTCCAACGCCTCCTGGCTCTGGGACAGGTAGGCCTTCACTGGTCCTCCTTCAGCGTCACTGAagctatatatacagtatatacagtgttgggaacgttactttaaaaaagtaattagttagagttaatcactacttgttccaaaaagtaactgagttagtaactaaattactctataataaaaataactaatttacaacaaagtcatctcaatgcgtttatcaaaatataaaattcataataagaaagaaaaaacccaacaagatccacatgaacaagcatttagcgacagtggaaagaaacaactccctttgattaggaataaatctctgttagaaccaggttcagaggtggcagccatctgcgtggactggttgtggttagtggacagaaggaccaacagaacatagaacatcagagtgttccagactcaGACAGGGTTATGGTTATGCTGAGAAGGCATGTGATCGGGTGGACTGGATATTCTTGAAACGTGTTATCGAAGATGGGTTTTGATGAAAGATTTAATGATTGGTTTGACGCGTTATATACAAATCCCACTTCCAAGGTACGTGTAAATGGTTATATTTCAGACGTTtggagtggaaaaaaaaagctttaaaatgtaCGCGTAAAAGTCCCAGCTCTAATATATATGTAGTTAATCGCTTTTTTTCCACTCCAAACAGCATGGAACCATTCTCATTTCACAAGTTCCCGCTATACCCATAATACCGATGCACATACCGCAACACAAGAAACACAAGAATCAGAAGAGGAAGTCATTGCTGTGCTTTAtgggcgttaattttagtttaaataaaaacactggatggaaaactaatgcttcagctagcatctcaatgctaaacatgtagcagctagtactgcaatgttaaatatgtagcagctagtacctcaatgctaaacatgtagcagctagcacctcaattctTTACATGTAGCTGCTAGTACATCAatgcttaacatgtagcagctagcacctcaatgctaaacatgtagcaggtagcacctcaatgctaaacatgtagcaggtagcacctcaatgctaaacatgtagcaggtagcacctcaatgctaaacatgtagcaggtagcacctcaatgctaaacatgtagcaggtagcacctcaatgctaaacatgtagcaggtagcacctcaatgctaaacatgtagcaggtagcacctcaatgctaaacatgtagcaggtagcacctcaatgctaaacatgtagcaggtagcacctcaatgctagacatgtagcagctagtaccacAATGTTTGACATGTAGCAGGTAGCACCACAATGTTTGACATGTAGCaggtagcacctcaatgctaaacatgtagcagctagtacctcaatgctaaacatgtatcagctagtacctcaatgctaaacatgtatcagctagtacctcaatgtttgacatgtagcagctagcacctcaatgctaaacatgtagcaggtagcacctcaatgctaaacatgtagcaggtagcacctcaatgctaaacatgtagcagctagtacctcaatgcttaacatgtagcagctagcacctcaatggtAGACATGTAGCAGGTAGCACCTCAATTCTTTACATGTAGCTGCTAGTACATCAATTCTTTACATGTAGCTGCTAGtacatcaatg
It includes:
- the LOC114473099 gene encoding huntingtin-interacting protein 1-related protein-like; the encoded protein is MCFYICTNPQHKVIPANLEISDETLERESGTDMNKVLDMTNELLDYLDAGLKMAETVFRQLDANHAKSCTSAGQCRLTPLIPLILDSSFIYHFSVRLLFKLHSRIAPDVLLGHRERFRDLFMSLVQFFNRAREEEFFKSIIQIPDLPDGPPNFLRAAALAEYKKAVVVIPGEERDEDEDQVEPQTETLQIPQYYLMSQMGSQEASLEQRDENESLKRELEVLKPELQLIKSEAQRCVTELKAQVKHLEAEVEEQKIHQQVTMVEKEHLQMEVEALRSTNVANVGAQIGFKEADGRAQAAEVRFSQLKERHAELVTSHADLMKKNAETVKILSSTRYEQDELLRAKKHLENELENVRQDKINWMKEQQQEVERLNKALMEQRESMTMLQNTLQSTEREGSQVSSSLAALQAERDVLLRSVREKEMELMSVKNQTLQQQNNENLERDRKNQEIEALRAQLQQQLSINAELKAEIDRLRRELDSTRAELIRANNSLHSKEMSGSQLSSTMVGLQAEREMMMQSSRQQEAELMSLRQQKQQQLTCLDQERQRSSMELANLHAQLQQQQVSRLQEEQFSLLQCAVVEAEGIILDAVSKLDDPVHVRCVSSPDYLVNRSEITLSSIDKMQQSHKVYMDNRSDASGLLRAVTQFSHLAADTIVTGAATSHSAPIDQSDRLSDGCRDCSNHCLQYLKELKLQASLQRADPSSIRLTVQRLLALGQELRPQGQDVLKEELGIMVDKEMIATSTAIEEAVLRMDEILNQTKKDTTGLKLEVNQSILGSCSDLMKAVHMLVMSATDLQKDIVEGGRGAASVTEFYAKNSRWTEGLISASKAVGWGATQLLDSADRVVTDKGTYEELIASSHEIAASTAQLVAASKVKSDRNNRKLCALQQASRHVNDMAALVVTSSKHGQRQISDQGMMDFSGMSLIKLKKEEMEAQVKVLQLENQLEQERVRLGELRKRHYDLGSSGVSEDDGAECFPPPPPPTLLDSASTFPAFSSVQPYANTSTNPNPTNFPSSNPFTSAQSYSVSQAYSPSAVQSNPPTQPFPTPNTAQSYPPTQPFPTPNTAQSYPPTQSYTPTQSYSSFPPPSATSSLSQSKAATPAQSSTHSPKSGRKKPNIFLKSGNLLKNAFKRNEASSGES